One genomic segment of Natrononativus amylolyticus includes these proteins:
- a CDS encoding bacterio-opsin activator domain-containing protein: protein MLFVSDGCLGLTGYDPISLEANEVNYEADIVHPDDTETVADAVEESVRTGDSFTLEYRIRTNEGKIRWVWERGYPVPGDDEPAARIEGLVLDITARKRLERALREEIVFTRRLLDVQRDIVYTIGHNGRMLRWNDRLVDVTGYDDPEIAEMSLQDFFPGAGDGAGTTVVHEITGRGAGVTTELTLVTASGDRIPYEISGDPVVDAAGETIGATGVCRDISERKRRERALERQRDELSRLNRINALIDEIIEALVTASTRETIETTICDRFTQSRFYRGAWVAERRSEAGVAAASGTESERCEEGVRSEIGRAFRENVVSVVRPAAGETAPAGSDRPTVLVPLSYGDTVYGVLVVEGARSDSPGEAERHAFEVLGEVVGFAINATTNRKLLLSDVATELTISLTGTNAVFVSLSERLECSLTLEGIVPIDGQRLLCYLSVEGTTPEAIREAVATDPTVSEPRVISRCPEQSFLEFTVSAGSEALRLVEYGATVQSMYCEQGAGEVVVRLPPDGDVREAVTIFREAFPGAALVARRTVTLPAQPVVDTRRAVTESLTERQRSILQAAYFAGYYDSPRKTTAQELADSLGIASSTLHQHLQAAHSKVLGIVLTEGTPSSQIADTEIPR, encoded by the coding sequence ATGCTGTTCGTGAGCGATGGCTGTCTCGGCCTCACGGGATACGATCCGATCTCCCTGGAGGCGAACGAGGTGAACTACGAGGCGGACATCGTCCACCCGGACGACACCGAAACGGTCGCCGACGCCGTCGAAGAGAGCGTTCGAACAGGGGATTCGTTCACGCTCGAGTACCGAATCCGAACGAACGAGGGGAAGATACGCTGGGTGTGGGAGCGGGGCTACCCCGTACCTGGCGACGACGAACCGGCCGCCCGTATCGAGGGACTGGTGCTCGATATCACCGCCAGGAAGCGACTGGAACGCGCGCTCCGCGAGGAAATTGTGTTCACGAGGCGACTGCTGGACGTCCAGCGCGATATCGTCTACACTATCGGCCACAACGGGCGGATGCTCCGGTGGAACGACCGGCTGGTCGACGTCACCGGGTACGACGACCCGGAGATCGCGGAGATGTCCCTCCAGGACTTCTTTCCCGGCGCCGGAGACGGAGCGGGGACGACGGTCGTCCACGAGATTACCGGCCGTGGGGCGGGCGTGACGACCGAACTGACGCTGGTGACCGCTTCGGGGGATCGTATTCCTTACGAGATCAGCGGCGACCCGGTCGTCGACGCCGCCGGTGAGACGATCGGGGCGACCGGCGTCTGTCGGGACATCAGCGAGCGAAAGCGGCGGGAGCGCGCGCTCGAGCGACAGCGCGACGAATTGTCGCGTCTCAATCGGATCAACGCGCTCATCGACGAGATCATCGAGGCACTGGTGACCGCTTCGACGCGCGAGACGATCGAAACGACCATCTGTGATCGGTTCACACAGTCGCGGTTCTACCGCGGCGCGTGGGTCGCAGAGCGACGCTCCGAGGCTGGTGTCGCTGCCGCGAGCGGGACCGAATCCGAGAGGTGCGAGGAGGGCGTCCGATCCGAGATCGGGCGAGCGTTTCGGGAGAACGTGGTCTCGGTCGTCCGTCCTGCGGCGGGGGAGACCGCACCGGCAGGCTCCGACCGACCGACGGTTCTGGTTCCGCTGTCCTATGGCGACACCGTCTACGGCGTACTGGTCGTCGAGGGGGCGCGAAGCGACTCGCCCGGGGAGGCGGAGCGACACGCCTTCGAGGTGCTCGGCGAGGTGGTCGGGTTCGCGATCAACGCCACCACCAACCGCAAGCTGTTGCTCTCCGACGTCGCGACCGAACTCACGATCTCGCTCACCGGCACGAACGCGGTCTTCGTTTCGCTCTCCGAGCGACTCGAGTGCTCGCTCACTCTCGAGGGGATCGTACCGATCGACGGACAGCGGCTGCTCTGTTATCTCTCCGTAGAGGGGACGACTCCGGAGGCGATACGCGAGGCGGTCGCAACCGATCCGACCGTCAGCGAGCCCAGGGTCATCAGCCGCTGTCCCGAGCAGTCGTTTCTCGAGTTCACCGTCAGCGCTGGCTCGGAGGCACTCCGGCTTGTCGAGTACGGCGCGACGGTCCAGTCGATGTACTGCGAGCAGGGAGCGGGAGAGGTCGTCGTCCGGCTCCCGCCCGACGGTGACGTCCGCGAAGCCGTAACGATCTTCCGGGAAGCGTTTCCGGGGGCGGCACTGGTCGCCCGACGCACGGTTACGCTCCCGGCCCAACCGGTGGTCGATACGCGCCGCGCGGTGACCGAGTCCCTGACCGAGAGACAGCGGTCGATCCTTCAGGCCGCATACTTCGCCGGCTACTACGACTCCCCGCGGAAAACGACCGCACAGGAGCTGGCGGACTCGCTCGGAATCGCCTCCTCGACGCTCCACCAGCACCTTCAGGCGGCCCACTCCAAGGTGCTCGGTATCGTTCTGACGGAGGGTACCCCCTCTTCGCAGATCGCCGATACCGAGATACCACGGTAG
- a CDS encoding glycosyltransferase family 2 protein translates to MESFLEARVLRAAANGDRGAVAGTESERSVESNRSAGGTSLTTVGDRVGPGVDDLGPVVVGIPAYNEAASIGAVVQSADRYADLVAVVDDGSSDETAARARNAGAVVIEHGYNRGYGAALKSLFREAAARNAAHLVTLDGDGQHTAADVPTLVETQRETDAAIVIGSRFVDGASENMPAGRRLGVMIVNALTNASVGTARRSRRISDTQSGFRAYSRKAINSLAADDRIHGGMSASTDILYHAHRRKYAIAEARIAARYDVENPNTERPFAHGYSLVSHIVTSVQSAHPLLSLGLFGVVSLLLATAAGYWLTTAYLGTGSVSLGLAALTVLFGVSGFVACVGAIFLHTLNVSRTAYPS, encoded by the coding sequence ATGGAGAGTTTCCTCGAGGCGAGAGTTCTACGGGCGGCAGCGAACGGGGATCGGGGGGCGGTCGCCGGCACCGAGTCAGAACGGAGTGTCGAATCGAACCGTTCGGCTGGCGGCACGTCACTGACGACGGTCGGTGACCGCGTCGGACCGGGCGTCGACGACCTCGGGCCGGTCGTCGTCGGCATCCCCGCGTACAACGAGGCAGCGTCGATCGGCGCCGTCGTGCAGAGCGCCGACCGGTACGCGGACCTGGTCGCCGTCGTCGACGACGGGAGTAGCGACGAGACCGCGGCCCGCGCTCGAAACGCGGGTGCAGTCGTGATCGAACACGGCTACAACCGGGGCTACGGCGCGGCGCTCAAGTCGCTGTTTCGAGAGGCGGCGGCCCGGAACGCAGCGCACCTCGTGACGCTGGACGGAGACGGCCAGCACACGGCGGCAGACGTTCCGACCCTCGTCGAGACCCAGCGCGAGACCGACGCGGCGATCGTCATCGGCAGTCGCTTCGTCGACGGCGCCTCAGAGAATATGCCCGCCGGAAGGCGCCTCGGTGTGATGATCGTGAACGCGCTGACGAACGCCAGTGTCGGCACGGCCCGCCGGTCTCGCCGGATCTCGGACACCCAGAGCGGGTTCCGCGCGTACAGTCGCAAGGCGATCAACTCGCTGGCGGCAGACGACCGAATCCACGGCGGAATGTCCGCGAGCACGGATATCCTCTACCACGCCCACCGACGGAAGTACGCGATCGCGGAGGCGAGGATCGCGGCCAGATACGACGTCGAAAACCCGAACACCGAGCGCCCGTTCGCACACGGCTACTCGCTCGTCAGCCACATCGTAACGAGCGTCCAGAGTGCCCACCCGCTGTTGAGCCTCGGACTGTTCGGCGTCGTGAGCCTGCTCCTCGCCACCGCCGCCGGCTACTGGCTGACGACGGCGTACCTCGGAACGGGGTCGGTCTCGTTGGGCCTCGCTGCGCTTACGGTCCTGTTCGGCGTCTCCGGATTCGTCGCCTGTGTCGGTGCGATTTTCCTTCACACGCTCAACGTGTCCCGTACCGCCTATCCGTCGTGA
- a CDS encoding response regulator transcription factor — MTRSIVLAEDDEDIQQLLTFKLQASGFDVQAFGDGRTCLEYLRDTDEPPAAVILDVMMPELDGFQVLERIREDESLADLPVLMLTARSREGDVVEGFERGATDYVTKPFSPSEVVVRIERTIQAM, encoded by the coding sequence ATGACTCGATCGATCGTACTCGCCGAAGACGACGAAGACATTCAGCAGCTACTGACGTTCAAACTGCAGGCCAGCGGATTCGACGTACAGGCGTTCGGAGACGGGCGAACGTGTCTCGAGTACCTCCGGGACACCGACGAGCCGCCAGCGGCCGTCATACTCGACGTGATGATGCCCGAGTTGGACGGGTTCCAGGTGCTCGAACGGATCCGCGAGGACGAATCGCTCGCGGATCTCCCGGTGTTGATGCTCACCGCGCGTTCTCGCGAAGGCGACGTCGTCGAGGGATTCGAACGCGGCGCCACCGATTACGTGACCAAACCGTTCAGTCCGAGCGAGGTGGTTGTGCGAATCGAACGCACGATACAGGCCATGTGA
- a CDS encoding histidine kinase dimerization/phospho-acceptor domain-containing protein: MTDLPDDSETDDDRSRLESLLRVARRVLESPTETALYDVVLAGLPDLFDVRDAAITIRRDDHTVTIRGEDSDRSKSGAGSIPVDRRERVIERGGTVVVDGPNDGYKPPDGSQTLCTPFGDSGLLQLTADDGFDDEDVRYAELLGEVVSAQLARPIAAGAVAAGDCDAFSEFQRGVLELASHELRTPLTTVLGYTEMLVDEELGALSPDQRAAVQLVLRKATELDATLETLTSAVDGRPIRGGSTLESTDDRSNVLGVVDRPVVLLGLEAEFANYLTEQLQNVGYAVTIVDDLTAAREAMSADPSSVLVVDAFAANVPLDVVWHENTRPGTKIAVLSIVREEATGVPLLGVSAYLAENELALATTVETLLGADGQGSVRALLFDATAVDEPVEGVPDSWDVTTVTDLESVPDLSDGYNIAIVRTDGFDASDTEKRVVRALRERRDGRRLPVVLVDRSGSQREPQFTVGGTLFVQRPLTVSDIVSALIATSVTSTAKSCDDRTRPGTLNK; this comes from the coding sequence ATGACCGACCTACCAGACGACTCGGAGACCGACGATGACCGCTCTCGCCTCGAGTCACTGCTCCGCGTCGCCCGACGCGTCCTCGAGAGCCCGACCGAAACCGCCCTCTACGACGTCGTACTCGCCGGTCTCCCCGACCTGTTCGACGTCCGCGACGCCGCGATCACGATCCGGCGTGACGATCACACGGTCACGATACGGGGAGAGGACTCCGACCGATCGAAATCGGGAGCGGGCTCGATACCGGTCGACCGACGAGAGCGGGTGATCGAACGCGGCGGGACGGTCGTCGTCGACGGGCCGAACGACGGCTACAAACCCCCGGACGGGAGCCAGACGCTCTGTACGCCGTTCGGGGATTCGGGACTGTTGCAGCTCACCGCAGACGACGGATTCGACGACGAAGACGTTCGATACGCCGAACTCCTCGGGGAAGTCGTCAGCGCTCAGCTCGCTCGGCCGATCGCAGCGGGCGCCGTCGCGGCGGGCGATTGCGACGCGTTTTCCGAGTTCCAGCGCGGCGTGCTCGAGCTCGCCTCTCACGAGCTTCGCACCCCGCTGACGACGGTCCTCGGCTATACGGAGATGCTGGTCGACGAGGAGCTCGGTGCGCTCTCTCCGGACCAGCGGGCGGCCGTACAGCTCGTTCTTCGGAAGGCGACGGAACTGGACGCGACGCTCGAAACGCTGACGTCGGCGGTCGACGGACGACCCATTCGCGGCGGGTCGACGCTCGAGTCAACCGACGACAGGTCGAACGTACTCGGTGTCGTCGACAGACCGGTGGTCCTGCTCGGGCTCGAAGCCGAGTTTGCGAACTACCTCACCGAACAGCTCCAGAACGTCGGCTACGCCGTTACCATCGTCGACGATCTGACCGCCGCTCGAGAAGCGATGAGTGCCGACCCGTCGTCCGTGCTCGTCGTCGACGCGTTCGCGGCGAACGTACCCCTGGACGTGGTGTGGCACGAAAACACACGACCTGGGACGAAAATCGCCGTACTCTCCATCGTTCGTGAGGAGGCGACCGGCGTTCCCCTGCTCGGGGTCTCGGCGTACCTCGCCGAGAACGAGCTGGCGCTCGCCACCACGGTCGAAACGCTACTCGGCGCCGACGGCCAGGGCTCCGTCCGCGCGCTGCTGTTCGACGCAACCGCCGTGGACGAGCCGGTAGAGGGCGTCCCCGACTCGTGGGACGTGACGACCGTCACGGATCTCGAGTCGGTTCCGGATCTCTCCGACGGCTACAACATCGCGATCGTTCGAACGGACGGTTTCGACGCGAGCGACACCGAAAAGCGCGTAGTGCGCGCGCTCCGCGAGCGACGAGACGGGCGCCGACTGCCGGTCGTACTCGTCGACCGGTCCGGCTCCCAGAGAGAGCCGCAGTTCACTGTCGGCGGAACGCTGTTCGTTCAGCGACCGCTCACCGTTTCCGATATAGTGTCGGCACTGATCGCGACGTCGGTGACGTCCACAGCGAAATCGTGCGACGACCGTACTCGACCAGGAACACTCAACAAATGA
- a CDS encoding sensor histidine kinase, translating into MTSSEPTERARCVTLLCVGYERRDRDRIAASFEGIDSYEPQTFAVDSVESAVAFLEERPVDCIVSEYHLDDAPGTALAREVDVPVVLFVEDGSEAIASEAISAGVDEYVRRSGDRGAYRELVDVVSETVVSARRDDHEAAMLADVPVNSLPIMLYTIDAQGVVTHSRGRGLANIGLEPDEVVGESVYELYGDLPEAIHGVETALEGDLVTTSVDVGGRAIETTFAPITDGTSVDGVVGLSLDVTEQVAAEREARRLYAAIESTVDGIAILDEAGEYVYVNEAHADIYGFDDPEAMIGRGWQMLYDDEELERFRTQILPELEREGEWRGEAIGTRTDGTQFSQDLTLTTLASGGLVCGVRDITGIKERERALKSLNDTAPRLMNASTHAEITRLAVETARDVLDRPITGAWLYDDESETLRPFTTADGVDEVDDQPAFHPGQSSVWGAFETGNSTVVSDVISTSDGETPVRSELVLPLGEHGVLICGSVRDRRFTEYDREFGTILAAATAGALTRADREMALKRRERELERKNARLEEFANVVAHDVRNPLTVAKGYLEIEREREGAASRHLDGIEHGLERVTEIVENLLVLARAGERIGTTERVEIDRIARQAWSTVGASEARILFDGTRVVEGDRLRLTQLFENLFRNAIEHGGTDVTVRVGVLDGDAGFYVEDDGPGIPRDRRERLFTEQPTEDRDGARRFGLAIVTDIVEAHDWRLSVTESASGGARFEVLTASDNTAGAYPYHTQ; encoded by the coding sequence ATGACAAGCAGCGAACCCACAGAACGCGCGCGATGCGTAACGCTTCTCTGCGTCGGATACGAGCGTCGTGACCGGGATCGAATCGCTGCGAGCTTCGAAGGAATCGACTCGTACGAGCCGCAGACGTTTGCCGTCGATTCCGTCGAGTCAGCGGTTGCGTTTCTCGAGGAACGGCCGGTCGACTGTATCGTCAGCGAGTACCATCTCGACGACGCACCGGGGACGGCGCTGGCTCGAGAGGTCGACGTGCCGGTCGTCCTGTTCGTCGAAGACGGCAGTGAGGCGATCGCGAGCGAGGCGATCTCTGCGGGCGTCGACGAGTACGTCCGCCGGAGCGGAGATCGGGGGGCCTATCGGGAGCTCGTCGACGTCGTTTCCGAAACGGTCGTGAGTGCGCGGCGAGACGATCACGAGGCTGCGATGCTGGCGGACGTTCCCGTGAACTCGCTCCCGATCATGCTGTACACGATCGACGCGCAAGGGGTCGTAACGCACTCGCGAGGGCGAGGCCTCGCGAACATCGGTCTCGAGCCGGACGAAGTCGTCGGCGAGTCTGTGTACGAGCTGTACGGTGACCTTCCGGAGGCGATCCACGGCGTCGAGACCGCACTGGAGGGCGACCTCGTAACGACCTCGGTCGACGTCGGCGGGCGAGCGATCGAGACGACGTTCGCACCGATAACCGACGGCACGTCCGTCGACGGGGTTGTCGGCCTCTCGCTCGACGTCACCGAACAGGTCGCCGCCGAACGCGAGGCGCGCCGACTCTACGCGGCGATCGAGAGCACCGTCGACGGGATCGCGATCCTCGACGAGGCGGGCGAGTACGTCTACGTGAACGAAGCCCACGCGGACATCTACGGGTTCGACGACCCCGAGGCGATGATCGGACGGGGCTGGCAGATGCTGTACGACGACGAGGAACTCGAGCGCTTCCGAACGCAGATCCTCCCGGAACTCGAGCGCGAGGGAGAGTGGCGCGGGGAAGCGATCGGAACCCGGACCGACGGGACGCAGTTCAGCCAGGATCTCACGCTCACGACGTTAGCGTCCGGCGGACTGGTCTGTGGTGTCCGTGACATCACGGGAATCAAAGAGCGCGAGCGCGCCCTGAAATCGCTCAACGACACCGCGCCCCGGTTGATGAACGCGAGTACCCACGCCGAGATCACACGACTCGCCGTCGAAACTGCGCGCGACGTACTCGATCGACCGATAACCGGCGCCTGGCTGTACGACGACGAGTCGGAGACGCTCCGGCCGTTCACGACGGCGGACGGCGTCGACGAAGTCGACGACCAGCCGGCCTTTCACCCCGGTCAGAGCTCCGTGTGGGGGGCCTTCGAAACCGGCAACTCGACGGTCGTCAGCGACGTGATCAGCACGTCCGACGGCGAAACGCCGGTACGAAGCGAGCTGGTCCTCCCGCTCGGCGAACACGGGGTGTTGATCTGCGGGTCGGTGCGGGATCGGCGATTCACCGAGTACGACCGCGAGTTCGGCACCATCCTCGCGGCTGCGACGGCGGGAGCGCTCACCCGCGCTGATCGAGAGATGGCGCTCAAGCGTCGAGAGCGCGAACTCGAGCGAAAGAACGCCCGACTTGAGGAGTTCGCGAACGTCGTGGCTCACGACGTCAGAAACCCCCTGACGGTCGCGAAGGGGTACCTCGAGATAGAGCGGGAGCGAGAAGGCGCCGCGAGCCGTCATCTCGACGGCATCGAACACGGACTCGAGCGAGTGACCGAAATCGTCGAGAACCTGCTCGTACTCGCGCGAGCCGGCGAGCGAATCGGAACGACCGAACGCGTCGAGATCGACCGGATCGCCAGACAGGCCTGGTCGACCGTAGGGGCATCCGAGGCGCGAATTCTGTTCGACGGAACACGGGTCGTCGAGGGAGATCGACTGCGACTGACGCAGCTGTTCGAGAACCTGTTCCGAAACGCGATCGAGCACGGTGGCACCGACGTTACCGTTCGCGTCGGCGTCCTCGACGGCGACGCCGGCTTCTACGTCGAGGACGACGGCCCCGGTATTCCGCGCGACCGACGCGAGCGGCTGTTCACGGAACAGCCGACCGAAGACCGGGACGGCGCGCGTCGGTTCGGTCTGGCGATCGTTACCGACATCGTCGAGGCCCACGACTGGCGACTCTCCGTTACCGAGAGCGCGAGCGGCGGCGCGCGATTCGAAGTCCTGACCGCCTCCGACAACACGGCCGGCGCGTACCCGTACCACACACAATGA
- a CDS encoding helix-turn-helix transcriptional regulator has translation MNRAAPVGLVVLVIVVALAGVSGSIVADTGAQVDSQDRAPATDTVQQTTDAQENFSGSSSQEFDSTTFEITVYENGTATWTFRHDRLLSSSSEEAEFEEFAEEFEEEETDLYVRFTEQAQALTGTGSDETDREMEATNFDRSAGIERQLNSIGVVEMTFTWTEFAEVDNGTVTVGDVFDGGFYIGSGQTLVVQPGDDLVFASVQPEAEYTGPSVEESDSVSWSGDYEFLDGHPHIVFEQPTEEGDGADDSDEESQTTEPEEESSSWLVVAGLLVAALGLGGAFVWHRFGRSSTNGGPPDAGTAGATEGAAGGDPAAAGAAAIGSEPDTVPDEDLLTDEDRVVTLIRNNGGRMKQVNIVDETGWSKSKVSMLLSDMEEDGTISKLRVGRENIISLEGFEPEATKSPFEE, from the coding sequence ATGAATCGGGCGGCCCCCGTTGGACTCGTCGTCCTCGTCATCGTCGTCGCGCTCGCCGGGGTGAGTGGATCGATCGTGGCCGACACGGGCGCACAGGTCGATTCGCAGGACCGGGCGCCGGCCACCGACACGGTCCAGCAGACGACGGACGCACAGGAGAATTTCAGTGGCTCTTCCTCACAGGAGTTCGACAGCACGACCTTCGAGATCACCGTCTACGAGAACGGCACCGCGACCTGGACGTTCCGTCACGACCGGCTGCTCTCGAGTAGCTCGGAGGAAGCCGAGTTCGAGGAGTTCGCCGAGGAGTTCGAGGAGGAGGAGACCGATCTCTACGTCCGCTTCACCGAGCAGGCGCAAGCGCTGACGGGAACCGGGAGCGACGAAACCGACCGGGAGATGGAAGCGACGAACTTCGATCGATCGGCCGGAATCGAGCGCCAGCTCAACTCGATCGGCGTCGTCGAGATGACGTTCACCTGGACGGAGTTTGCGGAGGTCGACAACGGGACCGTCACCGTCGGCGACGTGTTCGACGGCGGATTCTACATCGGTTCCGGTCAGACACTCGTCGTCCAGCCCGGCGACGATCTCGTGTTCGCGAGCGTTCAGCCCGAGGCCGAGTACACCGGTCCCTCGGTCGAAGAGAGCGACTCCGTCTCCTGGAGCGGCGACTACGAGTTCCTCGACGGCCACCCCCACATCGTGTTCGAACAGCCGACGGAGGAGGGCGACGGGGCCGACGACTCCGACGAGGAGTCCCAGACCACGGAGCCGGAAGAGGAGTCTTCGTCCTGGCTGGTCGTCGCCGGCCTTCTCGTCGCCGCACTCGGTCTCGGCGGCGCGTTCGTCTGGCACCGGTTCGGACGATCGTCCACGAACGGCGGACCACCAGACGCGGGCACCGCGGGGGCGACGGAGGGTGCAGCCGGTGGCGATCCCGCAGCGGCGGGTGCGGCGGCGATCGGTTCCGAACCGGACACCGTTCCCGACGAGGACCTGCTGACCGACGAGGACCGCGTCGTCACACTCATCCGTAACAACGGCGGCCGGATGAAGCAGGTCAACATCGTCGACGAAACCGGCTGGTCGAAGTCGAAGGTCAGTATGCTGCTTTCGGATATGGAGGAGGATGGTACTATCAGCAAACTCCGCGTCGGCCGTGAGAACATCATCAGTCTCGAAGGCTTCGAGCCCGAAGCGACCAAGTCGCCGTTCGAGGAGTAA
- a CDS encoding metal-dependent hydrolase family protein, whose amino-acid sequence MVVLVGGTVVDADGSRVADVAVEDGRIVAVGDDVDAPGAELDVSGRFVTPGLVDAHVHLGLDGRPDIATLQLENTYDGAYRAAANLEAALEAGVTTVRDLGARGTMAIDAARAVDAGVVAGPRVVASGEVITMTGGHSHWLGREADGADNVRAAAREQLKRGAEVVKCMATGGVLTEGTRTGVPELTREELAAAAAVAHAAGRTAAAHAHGREGIENAVEAGFDSVEHGTFMDRDVATRMAERGTYWVPTANAVHGICDAGAEGGIPAETVAKADAALEAFDDAFDHALAADVPIAMGTDAGTPFNEFSEIPRELVRLVDHGLTPAAALEAATVGSASLLGFDDLGLVREGYRADLLVLENDPLEDPSAWQHVDRVLSDGRLV is encoded by the coding sequence ATGGTTGTACTTGTCGGTGGGACGGTCGTCGACGCGGACGGGAGCCGCGTCGCAGACGTTGCGGTCGAAGACGGGCGGATCGTGGCCGTGGGGGACGACGTCGACGCGCCGGGGGCGGAACTCGACGTTTCGGGCCGGTTCGTGACGCCCGGGCTGGTCGACGCCCACGTCCACCTCGGCCTCGACGGCCGGCCGGACATCGCGACGTTACAACTCGAGAATACGTACGACGGCGCCTACCGCGCGGCGGCGAACCTGGAGGCGGCGCTCGAGGCGGGCGTGACGACGGTTCGAGATCTGGGCGCTCGCGGAACGATGGCGATCGACGCGGCGCGGGCCGTCGACGCGGGGGTCGTCGCCGGTCCTCGCGTCGTCGCGTCCGGCGAGGTGATCACGATGACCGGCGGCCACAGCCACTGGCTCGGTCGGGAGGCCGACGGGGCCGACAACGTGCGCGCGGCGGCACGCGAACAGCTCAAGCGCGGCGCCGAGGTCGTCAAGTGCATGGCGACCGGCGGGGTCCTCACCGAGGGAACCCGGACCGGCGTCCCCGAACTCACCAGGGAGGAACTCGCGGCCGCGGCGGCGGTCGCCCACGCGGCGGGACGAACCGCCGCCGCCCACGCTCACGGGCGGGAGGGGATCGAAAACGCCGTCGAGGCAGGGTTCGACAGCGTCGAACACGGGACGTTCATGGACCGCGACGTGGCCACCCGCATGGCGGAGCGAGGGACGTACTGGGTCCCCACGGCGAACGCCGTTCACGGAATCTGCGACGCCGGGGCCGAGGGCGGTATCCCCGCCGAAACCGTCGCGAAAGCCGACGCGGCGCTCGAAGCGTTCGACGACGCCTTCGACCACGCACTCGCCGCCGACGTTCCGATCGCGATGGGGACCGACGCCGGCACGCCGTTCAACGAGTTCTCCGAGATCCCCCGGGAACTCGTCCGTCTCGTCGATCACGGTCTCACGCCGGCGGCCGCACTCGAGGCGGCGACCGTCGGGTCGGCGTCGCTGCTCGGCTTCGACGACCTCGGTCTCGTCCGGGAGGGGTACCGGGCGGATCTACTGGTTCTCGAGAACGATCCGCTCGAGGATCCGAGCGCGTGGCAGCACGTCGACCGCGTTCTCTCGGACGGCCGTCTCGTCTGA
- a CDS encoding MBL fold metallo-hydrolase yields MIVNLAAGVQAFTSNAFLVAGERTVLVDTGANFDVVERIREHTDDLDAVVLTHTHPDHVGNLEAVKAAFDVDAWGYDTAVEGVDHAIEDGDTVVLGDHEYVALHTPGHKDDHLCFLAEEPGICFAGDLVFQNGSFGRTDLPEGDRATLIESIDSLRERIGDDLAALHTGHGPSVTRSPADHVELAGQMARQA; encoded by the coding sequence ATGATCGTAAACCTCGCAGCGGGCGTACAGGCGTTCACCAGTAACGCCTTTCTCGTCGCCGGCGAACGAACGGTTCTCGTCGATACGGGCGCGAACTTCGACGTCGTCGAACGCATCCGCGAACACACCGACGACCTCGACGCGGTCGTCTTGACCCACACCCACCCCGATCACGTGGGGAATCTCGAGGCGGTGAAGGCTGCCTTCGACGTCGACGCCTGGGGGTACGACACCGCCGTCGAGGGCGTCGACCACGCGATCGAAGACGGGGACACGGTCGTCCTCGGCGACCACGAGTACGTCGCCCTCCACACGCCGGGGCACAAGGACGATCACCTCTGTTTCCTCGCCGAGGAGCCCGGAATCTGCTTCGCCGGCGACCTCGTGTTCCAGAACGGGAGCTTCGGCCGGACCGACCTGCCGGAGGGGGATCGGGCGACCTTGATCGAGAGTATCGACAGCCTGCGCGAGCGGATCGGCGACGACCTCGCGGCGCTGCACACGGGGCACGGACCGAGCGTGACTCGCTCGCCGGCCGATCACGTCGAACTCGCCGGCCAGATGGCGAGACAGGCGTAG
- a CDS encoding DUF5827 family protein → MPVPKDEFDRLPPCDFYTPAELLEADQMYTIYEIARLLQGLEPDADIDRETEDILLDWAIPWVMTSADDLVVAEPRSDDEPGYYGLKTDE, encoded by the coding sequence ATGCCAGTCCCGAAAGACGAGTTCGACCGCCTGCCGCCGTGTGACTTCTACACGCCCGCGGAGCTGCTCGAGGCGGATCAGATGTACACGATCTACGAGATCGCCCGACTGCTCCAGGGGCTCGAGCCCGACGCGGACATCGACCGGGAGACCGAGGACATCCTGCTCGACTGGGCGATCCCCTGGGTGATGACCAGCGCCGACGACCTCGTCGTCGCCGAACCGAGAAGCGACGACGAGCCGGGGTACTACGGCCTGAAAACCGACGAGTGA